One Streptomyces sp. V4I8 genomic window carries:
- a CDS encoding DUF948 domain-containing protein, with protein sequence MHTVSGGEVAGILVAVFWAILVSFLAVALARLAQTLRATTKLVADVTDQAVPLLAEASSAVRSAQTQIDRVDAIASDVQEVTSNASALSTTVASTFGGPLVKVAAFGYGVRRALGGRNDDEPAKAPRRTVIVGRTVPASRRGKRNLRGKRD encoded by the coding sequence GTGCACACAGTGTCCGGTGGAGAGGTGGCCGGGATCCTGGTGGCCGTCTTCTGGGCGATTCTGGTCTCCTTCCTCGCCGTCGCGCTGGCGAGGCTGGCCCAGACGCTCAGGGCGACCACCAAGCTGGTGGCGGATGTGACCGACCAGGCCGTCCCGCTCCTGGCAGAAGCCTCCTCGGCGGTGCGCTCCGCGCAGACCCAGATCGACCGGGTCGACGCGATCGCCTCCGATGTCCAGGAGGTCACGTCGAACGCCTCCGCACTGTCCACCACCGTCGCCTCCACGTTCGGCGGCCCCCTGGTCAAGGTCGCGGCCTTCGGCTACGGCGTACGCCGTGCCCTCGGCGGCCGCAACGACGACGAACCCGCCAAGGCCCCCCGGCGCACCGTGATCGTGGGCCGCACGGTTCCGGCCTCGCGACGGGGCAAGCGAAACCTCCGCGGAAAGAGGGACTGA
- a CDS encoding replication-associated recombination protein A: MEPDLFTAAAEERQEKDPAGSPLAVRMRPRTLDEVVGQRHLLKPGSPLRRLVGESGGGPAGPSSVILWGPPGTGKTTLAYVVSKATDKRFVELSAITAGVKEVRAVIDGARRATGGFGKETVLFLDEIHRFSKAQQDSLLPAVENRWVTLIAATTENPYFSIISPLLSRSLLLTLEPLTDDDIRGLLRRALSDERGLKDAVGLPEDTEEHLLRIAGGDARRALTALEAAAGAALDQDETEISLQTLEQTVDRAAVKYDRDGDQHYDVASALIKSIRGSDVDAALHYLARMIEAGEDPRFIARRLMISASEDIGLADPNALPIAVAAAQAVAMIGFPEAALTLSHATIALALAPKSNAATTAIGAALEDVRKGQAGPVPPHLRDGHYKGAAKLGHAQGYVYPHDLAEGIAEQQYAPDALKDREYYTPTRHGAEARYADAVEWTRKHLGRKRS; encoded by the coding sequence GTGGAGCCCGACCTGTTCACCGCCGCAGCAGAAGAACGCCAGGAGAAGGACCCCGCGGGGAGTCCCCTGGCGGTGCGCATGCGCCCGCGCACCCTGGACGAGGTCGTGGGCCAGCGGCACCTGCTGAAGCCGGGCTCGCCCCTGCGCAGGCTCGTCGGCGAGTCCGGCGGCGGCCCCGCCGGACCGTCCTCGGTGATCCTCTGGGGCCCACCGGGCACCGGCAAGACCACCCTGGCGTACGTCGTCTCCAAGGCCACCGACAAGCGCTTCGTCGAGCTGTCCGCCATCACCGCCGGGGTGAAGGAGGTCCGCGCGGTCATCGACGGCGCCCGCCGCGCCACCGGTGGCTTCGGCAAGGAGACCGTCCTCTTCCTCGACGAGATCCACCGCTTCAGCAAGGCCCAGCAGGACTCCCTCCTCCCGGCCGTGGAGAACCGCTGGGTGACCCTGATCGCGGCGACCACCGAGAACCCGTACTTCTCGATCATCTCCCCGCTGCTTTCCCGCTCCCTCCTCCTCACCCTCGAACCCCTCACCGACGACGACATCAGGGGCCTGCTGCGGCGGGCGCTGAGCGACGAGCGCGGTCTGAAGGACGCCGTCGGCCTCCCCGAGGACACCGAGGAGCACCTGCTGCGGATCGCCGGCGGCGACGCCCGCCGCGCCCTGACCGCCCTGGAGGCCGCGGCCGGGGCCGCCCTGGACCAGGACGAGACCGAGATCAGCCTCCAGACGCTGGAGCAGACCGTCGACCGGGCGGCGGTGAAGTACGACCGCGACGGCGACCAGCACTACGACGTGGCCAGCGCCCTCATCAAGTCCATCAGGGGCTCCGACGTCGACGCCGCCCTGCACTACCTGGCCCGGATGATCGAGGCCGGCGAGGACCCCCGCTTCATCGCCCGCCGCCTGATGATCTCCGCCAGCGAGGACATCGGCCTCGCCGACCCGAACGCCCTGCCGATCGCGGTCGCCGCCGCCCAGGCCGTCGCCATGATCGGCTTCCCCGAGGCCGCCCTCACCCTCAGCCACGCAACCATCGCCCTCGCCCTCGCCCCCAAGTCCAACGCCGCGACGACCGCCATCGGCGCCGCGCTGGAGGACGTACGCAAGGGACAGGCCGGACCCGTGCCGCCGCATCTGCGGGACGGGCACTACAAGGGCGCCGCCAAGCTCGGGCACGCGCAGGGGTACGTGTATCCGCACGACCTGGCCGAGGGCATCGCCGAGCAGCAGTACGCCCCGGACGCCCTCAAGGACCGCGAGTACTACACCCCGACCCGGCACGGCGCCGAGGCGCGGTACGCGGACGCCGTCGAGTGGACCAGGAAGCACCTCGGTCGGAAGCGGTCCTGA
- the rpsD gene encoding 30S ribosomal protein S4: MANQSRPKVKKSRALGIALTPKAVKYFEARPYPPGEHGRGRKQNSDYKVRLLEKQRLRAQYDVSERQLVRAYERASKVQGKTGEALIIELERRLDALVLRSGIARTIYQARQMVVHGHIEVNGGKVDKPSFRVRPDDVVMVRERSREKTLFSIAREGGFAPEGETPRYLQVNLKALAFRLDREPNRKEIPVICDEQLVVEYYAR, from the coding sequence GTGGCGAACCAGTCCCGCCCCAAGGTCAAGAAGTCGCGTGCCCTCGGTATCGCGCTGACCCCGAAGGCCGTCAAGTACTTCGAGGCCCGTCCCTACCCGCCGGGTGAGCACGGCCGGGGCCGCAAGCAGAACTCGGACTACAAGGTCCGTCTGCTGGAGAAGCAGCGTCTGCGTGCGCAGTACGACGTGTCCGAGCGCCAGCTCGTCCGCGCCTACGAGCGTGCCTCCAAGGTTCAGGGCAAGACCGGTGAGGCCCTGATCATCGAGCTCGAGCGTCGTCTCGACGCCCTGGTTCTGCGTTCGGGCATCGCCCGCACCATCTACCAGGCCCGTCAGATGGTCGTTCACGGCCACATCGAGGTCAACGGCGGCAAGGTCGACAAGCCGTCGTTCCGCGTCCGTCCCGACGACGTCGTGATGGTCCGCGAGCGCAGCCGCGAGAAGACCCTCTTCTCCATCGCCCGTGAGGGTGGCTTCGCCCCCGAGGGTGAGACCCCGCGCTACCTCCAGGTGAACCTCAAGGCCCTGGCGTTCCGCCTGGACCGTGAGCCGAACCGCAAGGAGATCCCGGTGATCTGCGACGAGCAGCTCGTCGTCGAGTACTACGCCCGTTGA
- a CDS encoding DUF349 domain-containing protein has product MSSDPWGRVDETGTVYVRTADGEQVVGSWQAGTPEEALAYFERKYEGLVVEIGLLEKRVKTTDLSAKDAQTAIDHIREQVDAHHAVGDLDALKTRLDKLVETVDKRREERKQQRAKQSDEARHAKEALVTEAEELAQSDQWRAAGERLRALVDTWKGLPRLDRKSDDELWHRFSHARSAFSKRRKAHFAQLDAQREEARKTKERLVSEAEALSGSTDWGPTAARYRELMSEWKAAGRAQREHEDDLWNRFRGAQDIFFAARSSVFAERDAEQSENLKLKEELAEEAEKLLPIGDLKGTRAAFRSINERWEAIGHVPRDARPKVEGRMHAVERAIQEAEETEWRRTNPEARARAAGLTGQLQAAVDKLRGQIEQARAQGNNAKADKLERELEGRQALLDQALKGLQEFGG; this is encoded by the coding sequence GTGAGCAGCGACCCGTGGGGCCGCGTCGACGAGACGGGGACCGTGTACGTGCGTACGGCCGACGGCGAGCAGGTTGTCGGCTCTTGGCAGGCAGGCACTCCTGAAGAGGCGCTGGCCTATTTCGAGCGCAAGTACGAAGGCCTGGTTGTCGAGATCGGCCTCCTCGAGAAGCGGGTGAAGACCACCGACCTGTCGGCGAAGGACGCCCAGACCGCGATCGACCACATTCGTGAGCAGGTCGACGCCCATCACGCGGTCGGTGATCTGGACGCCCTGAAGACCCGGCTGGACAAGCTGGTCGAGACGGTCGACAAGCGCCGCGAGGAGCGCAAGCAGCAGCGGGCGAAGCAGTCGGACGAGGCGCGCCACGCCAAGGAGGCGCTGGTCACCGAGGCCGAGGAGCTGGCGCAGTCCGACCAGTGGCGGGCCGCCGGTGAGCGGCTGCGGGCCCTGGTGGACACGTGGAAGGGCCTGCCGCGGCTCGACCGCAAGTCGGACGACGAGCTGTGGCACCGCTTCTCACACGCCCGGTCGGCGTTCTCCAAGCGCCGCAAGGCGCACTTCGCGCAACTGGACGCGCAGCGCGAGGAGGCCCGTAAGACCAAGGAGCGGCTGGTCTCCGAGGCCGAGGCGCTGTCCGGGTCGACCGACTGGGGTCCGACGGCGGCCCGCTACCGCGAGCTGATGTCGGAGTGGAAGGCGGCCGGCCGCGCCCAGCGCGAGCACGAGGACGACCTGTGGAACCGCTTCCGCGGCGCCCAGGACATCTTCTTCGCGGCCCGCAGCTCGGTCTTCGCCGAGCGCGACGCCGAGCAGTCCGAGAACCTGAAGCTGAAGGAGGAGCTGGCCGAGGAGGCCGAGAAGCTCTTGCCGATCGGCGACCTGAAGGGCACGCGTGCCGCCTTCCGCTCGATCAACGAGCGCTGGGAGGCCATCGGCCATGTGCCGCGCGACGCCCGCCCCAAGGTCGAGGGCCGGATGCACGCCGTCGAGCGGGCCATCCAGGAGGCCGAGGAAACCGAGTGGCGCCGGACCAACCCGGAGGCACGCGCGCGTGCCGCTGGGCTGACCGGTCAGCTGCAGGCCGCCGTGGACAAGCTCAGGGGCCAGATCGAGCAGGCCCGCGCCCAGGGCAACAACGCCAAGGCCGACAAGCTGGAGCGTGAGCTGGAAGGGCGTCAGGCGCTGCTGGACCAGGCTCTGAAGGGCCTCCAGGAGTTCGGCGGCTGA
- the alaS gene encoding alanine--tRNA ligase has product MESAEIRRRWLSFFEERGHTVVPSASLIADDPTLLLVPAGMVPFKPYFLGEVKPPFDRATSVQKCVRTPDIEEVGKTTRHGTFFQMCGNFSFGDYFKEGAIKYAWELLTSPQDKGGYGLEPEKLWITVYKDDDEAERIWHEVVGVPKERIQRLGMKDNYWSMGVPGPCGPCSEINYDRGPEFGVEGGPAVNDERYVEIWNLVFMQYERGEGVGKDNFEILGELPSKNIDTGLGLERLAMILQGVQNMYEIDTSMAVIRKATALTGVAYGDAHASDVSLRVVTDHMRTATMLIGDGVTPGNEGRGYVLRRIMRRAIRNMRLLGATGPVVKDLIDVVIGMMGQQYPELVTDRERIEKVALAEENAFLKTLKAGTNILDTAVTDTKAAGSTVLAGDKAFLLHDTWGFPIDLTLEMAAEQGLSVDEDGFRRLMKEQRERAKADAQAKKTGHAGAGAYREIADKVGETEFIGYGDTEGESTIVGILVEGASSPAATEGDEVEIVLDRTPFYAEGGGQIGDTGRIKVDTGAVIEIRDCQKPVPGVYVHKGVVQVGEVTVGAKAHASIDSLRRRAIARAHSATHLTHQALRDALGPTAAQAGSENQPGRFRFDFGSPSAVPTAVMTDVEQKINEVLARDLDVRAEVMGIDEAKKQGAIAEFGEKYGERVRVVTIGDFSKELCGGTHVHNTAQLGLVKLLGESSIGSGVRRIEALVGVDAYNFLAREHTVVAQLQELIKGRPEELPEKVSAMLGKLKDAEKEIEKFRAEKVLQAAAGLAESAKDVRGIAVVTGQVPDGTTADDLRKLVLDVRGRIQGGRAAVVALFAVSNGKPLTVIATNEAARERGLKAGDLVRTAAKTLGGGGGGKPDVAQGGGQNPAAVGDAVDAVERLVADTAK; this is encoded by the coding sequence ATGGAGTCGGCCGAGATTCGCCGCCGCTGGCTGAGCTTCTTCGAGGAGCGCGGGCACACCGTCGTCCCTTCGGCGTCGCTCATCGCGGACGACCCGACTCTGCTCCTCGTCCCGGCCGGCATGGTGCCCTTCAAGCCCTACTTCCTGGGTGAGGTCAAGCCGCCCTTCGACCGCGCCACCAGCGTCCAGAAGTGCGTCCGCACGCCGGACATCGAAGAGGTCGGCAAGACCACCCGGCACGGCACGTTCTTCCAGATGTGCGGCAACTTCTCCTTCGGTGACTACTTCAAGGAAGGCGCCATCAAGTACGCCTGGGAGCTGCTCACCAGCCCTCAGGACAAGGGTGGTTACGGCCTGGAGCCGGAGAAGCTCTGGATCACCGTCTACAAGGACGACGACGAGGCCGAGCGCATCTGGCACGAGGTCGTCGGCGTGCCGAAGGAGCGCATCCAGCGCCTCGGCATGAAGGACAACTACTGGTCCATGGGCGTCCCCGGACCCTGCGGCCCCTGCTCCGAGATCAACTACGACCGCGGCCCCGAGTTCGGCGTCGAGGGCGGCCCCGCCGTCAACGACGAGCGGTACGTGGAGATCTGGAACCTCGTCTTCATGCAGTACGAGCGCGGCGAGGGCGTCGGCAAGGACAACTTCGAGATCCTCGGCGAGCTCCCGAGCAAGAACATCGACACCGGCCTCGGCCTGGAGCGCCTCGCCATGATTCTGCAGGGCGTGCAGAACATGTACGAGATCGACACCTCCATGGCCGTCATCAGGAAGGCCACCGCCCTGACGGGTGTCGCGTACGGCGACGCCCACGCCTCGGACGTGTCCCTCCGCGTGGTCACCGACCACATGCGTACGGCCACGATGCTCATCGGCGACGGCGTGACGCCCGGCAACGAGGGCCGTGGTTACGTGCTGCGCCGCATCATGCGCCGCGCCATCCGCAACATGCGTCTGCTCGGCGCCACCGGTCCGGTCGTCAAGGACCTGATCGACGTCGTCATCGGCATGATGGGCCAGCAGTACCCCGAGCTCGTCACCGACCGCGAGCGCATCGAGAAGGTCGCCCTCGCCGAGGAGAACGCCTTCCTCAAGACGCTGAAGGCCGGCACCAACATCCTCGACACGGCCGTCACCGACACCAAGGCCGCGGGCTCCACCGTCCTGGCCGGCGACAAGGCCTTCCTGCTCCACGACACCTGGGGCTTCCCGATCGACCTCACCCTGGAGATGGCCGCCGAGCAGGGGCTTTCCGTGGACGAGGACGGGTTCCGCCGCCTGATGAAGGAGCAGCGGGAGCGCGCCAAGGCCGACGCCCAGGCCAAGAAGACCGGTCACGCCGGCGCCGGCGCCTACCGGGAGATCGCCGACAAGGTCGGCGAGACCGAGTTCATCGGCTACGGCGACACCGAGGGCGAGTCCACCATCGTCGGCATCCTCGTCGAGGGCGCCTCCTCTCCGGCCGCGACCGAGGGCGACGAGGTCGAGATCGTCCTCGACCGCACCCCGTTCTATGCCGAGGGCGGCGGCCAGATCGGTGACACCGGCCGCATCAAGGTCGACACCGGTGCCGTCATCGAGATCCGCGACTGCCAGAAGCCGGTGCCGGGCGTCTACGTCCACAAGGGCGTCGTGCAGGTCGGCGAGGTGACGGTCGGTGCCAAGGCCCACGCCTCCATCGACTCGCTCCGCCGCAGGGCCATCGCCCGCGCCCACTCGGCCACGCACCTCACCCACCAGGCCCTGCGCGACGCCCTCGGCCCGACGGCCGCGCAGGCCGGTTCCGAGAACCAGCCCGGCCGCTTCCGCTTCGACTTCGGTTCGCCGTCGGCCGTTCCGACGGCCGTGATGACCGACGTCGAGCAGAAGATCAACGAGGTCCTCGCCCGCGACCTCGACGTGCGCGCCGAGGTCATGGGCATCGACGAGGCCAAGAAGCAGGGCGCCATCGCCGAGTTCGGCGAGAAGTACGGCGAGCGCGTCCGCGTCGTGACCATCGGCGACTTCTCCAAGGAGCTGTGCGGCGGCACGCACGTGCACAACACCGCCCAGCTCGGCCTGGTGAAGCTGCTCGGCGAGTCGTCCATCGGTTCCGGTGTGCGCCGTATCGAGGCCCTCGTCGGCGTCGACGCCTACAACTTCCTCGCCCGTGAGCACACGGTCGTCGCCCAGCTCCAGGAGCTGATCAAGGGCCGTCCGGAGGAGCTCCCGGAGAAGGTCTCCGCCATGCTCGGCAAGCTGAAGGACGCCGAGAAGGAGATCGAGAAGTTCCGCGCCGAGAAGGTGCTCCAGGCAGCGGCCGGTCTCGCCGAGTCCGCCAAGGACGTACGCGGTATCGCCGTCGTCACCGGCCAGGTCCCGGACGGCACCACGGCTGACGACCTGCGCAAGCTGGTGCTCGACGTACGCGGCCGTATCCAGGGCGGACGCGCGGCCGTGGTCGCCCTCTTCGCGGTCAGCAACGGCAAGCCGCTCACGGTCATCGCCACCAACGAGGCCGCCCGCGAGCGTGGCCTCAAGGCCGGTGACCTGGTCCGTACGGCTGCCAAGACCCTCGGCGGCGGCGGTGGCGGCAAGCCGGACGTGGCCCAGGGCGGCGGCCAGAACCCGGCCGCCGTCGGCGACGCCGTCGACGCCGTCGAGCGGCTCGTGGCGGACACGGCCAAGTGA
- the ruvX gene encoding Holliday junction resolvase RuvX, whose product MRRGRRLAIDVGDARIGVASCDPDGILATPVETVPGRDIPAAHRRLRQLVDEYEPIEVVVGLPRSLKGGEGPAAVKVRGFTQELARMIAPVPVRLVDERMTTVTASQGLRASGVKSKKGRSVIDQAAAVIILQQALESERVSGKAPGESVEVVI is encoded by the coding sequence ATGCGCCGCGGTCGTCGCCTCGCCATCGACGTGGGGGACGCCCGCATCGGCGTCGCCTCGTGCGACCCGGACGGGATCCTCGCCACCCCGGTGGAGACGGTCCCGGGCCGGGACATCCCGGCAGCTCACCGCCGCCTCAGGCAACTCGTCGACGAGTACGAGCCGATCGAGGTCGTCGTCGGTCTCCCCCGCTCCCTCAAGGGAGGCGAGGGCCCGGCCGCGGTCAAGGTCAGGGGCTTCACCCAGGAACTGGCACGCATGATCGCGCCCGTACCGGTCAGGCTCGTGGATGAGCGGATGACGACCGTGACGGCCAGTCAGGGACTGCGCGCCTCGGGGGTGAAGTCGAAGAAGGGCCGGTCGGTGATCGACCAGGCGGCCGCTGTGATCATCCTGCAGCAGGCGCTTGAATCCGAACGGGTGTCAGGTAAAGCACCCGGAGAGAGCGTCGAAGTGGTTATCTGA
- a CDS encoding peptidylprolyl isomerase, translating into MVSQEQRRRQLAREKFLRQQQRRTSARRKARMRNSVIASVLGVVVIGSLALYTTGVLKGDDDSKENAGAEVTPSATSKAPDPCEKPAEGKVETATWKKEPALTIDKSAKYTMKLATTCGDIDIALKASAAPHTVNSFDFLAGKGYFDHSKCHRLTTNNIYVLQCGDPTGTGTGGPGYNIPDENLKDKSLKNNIYPAGTIAMANTGQKNSGGSQFFLVYQDSQLPPSYTPFGTVSESGMKVLKKIADAGESTGQGDGAPNATVVINKATVTKS; encoded by the coding sequence GTGGTCAGCCAGGAACAGCGGCGGCGTCAGCTCGCCCGGGAGAAGTTCTTGCGGCAGCAGCAGCGGCGCACGTCCGCCCGGCGCAAGGCGCGCATGCGCAACTCGGTGATCGCGTCGGTGCTCGGCGTCGTCGTGATCGGCAGCCTCGCGCTGTACACGACCGGAGTCCTCAAGGGGGACGACGACAGCAAGGAGAACGCGGGCGCGGAGGTCACGCCCAGCGCGACCAGCAAGGCCCCGGACCCGTGTGAGAAGCCCGCCGAGGGCAAGGTCGAGACGGCGACCTGGAAGAAGGAGCCGGCGCTGACCATCGACAAGTCGGCGAAGTACACGATGAAGCTCGCGACGACCTGCGGCGACATAGACATCGCGCTGAAGGCGTCGGCCGCGCCGCACACCGTGAACTCGTTCGACTTCCTCGCCGGCAAGGGCTACTTCGACCACTCCAAGTGCCACCGGCTCACCACCAACAACATCTACGTGCTGCAGTGCGGCGACCCGACGGGCACCGGAACGGGCGGGCCCGGGTACAACATCCCGGACGAGAACCTGAAGGACAAGAGCCTCAAGAACAACATCTACCCGGCGGGCACCATCGCGATGGCGAACACCGGGCAGAAGAACTCCGGCGGCAGCCAGTTCTTCCTCGTCTACCAGGACAGTCAGCTTCCGCCGAGCTACACACCGTTCGGTACCGTTTCCGAATCCGGCATGAAGGTTCTCAAGAAGATTGCCGACGCCGGCGAGAGCACCGGCCAGGGCGACGGGGCGCCGAATGCGACGGTGGTCATCAACAAGGCGACGGTCACCAAATCCTGA
- a CDS encoding vitamin K epoxide reductase family protein translates to MSKTTVRDVSTEPEPERAEAPPQVLGGSRAFALLLVITGAAGVLAAWVITIDKFKILEAKIAGTTFTPGCSLNPIVSCGSVMQSKQASVFGFPNPMLGLVCYGIVICVGMTLLARARFPRWYWLTFNFGTLFGVAFCTWLMYQSLYNIGALCLWCSLAWVATLTMFWYVTSFNIRNGFLPAPRPLKNFLAEFTWVLPVTHCGVIAMLILTRWGSQLWAA, encoded by the coding sequence ATGAGCAAGACGACAGTCAGAGACGTCTCCACCGAGCCCGAGCCGGAGCGTGCCGAAGCACCGCCGCAAGTGCTGGGCGGCAGCCGTGCGTTCGCCCTGCTGCTGGTCATCACCGGCGCGGCCGGGGTGCTCGCCGCGTGGGTCATCACGATCGACAAGTTCAAGATCCTCGAGGCCAAGATCGCGGGGACGACCTTCACACCCGGCTGCAGCCTCAACCCGATCGTCTCCTGCGGCAGCGTCATGCAGAGCAAGCAGGCCTCCGTCTTCGGGTTCCCCAACCCGATGCTCGGCCTGGTTTGTTACGGCATCGTCATCTGCGTCGGCATGACCCTGCTGGCCCGCGCCCGCTTCCCGCGCTGGTACTGGCTGACCTTCAACTTCGGCACCCTCTTCGGCGTCGCCTTCTGCACCTGGCTGATGTACCAGTCGCTCTACAACATCGGCGCGCTCTGCCTGTGGTGCTCGCTGGCCTGGGTGGCCACGCTCACCATGTTCTGGTACGTGACCTCCTTCAACATCCGCAACGGCTTCCTGCCCGCCCCGCGCCCGCTGAAGAACTTCCTCGCCGAGTTCACCTGGGTGCTCCCGGTCACACACTGCGGCGTCATCGCCATGCTGATCCTGACCCGCTGGGGCAGCCAGCTCTGGGCCGCCTGA
- a CDS encoding MBL fold metallo-hydrolase, whose product MLIAGFPAGAWGTNCYLVAPAAGEECVIIDPGHEAAPGVEEALKKHRLKPVAVVLTHGHLDHVASVVPVCGAHDVPAWIHPEDRYMMSDPEKALGRSIGMQLMGELTIGEPDDVKELTDGARLELAGMELSVAHAPGHTKGSVTFGLPESADIPPIFFSGDLLFAGSIGRTDLPGGDMAEILDSLARVCLPLDDSTVVLSGHGPQTTIGQERATNPYLRQVAAGPGAHVDAPRRGM is encoded by the coding sequence GTGCTCATTGCCGGGTTCCCCGCCGGGGCCTGGGGGACGAACTGTTATCTCGTCGCCCCCGCCGCCGGTGAGGAGTGCGTGATCATCGACCCGGGCCACGAAGCGGCCCCCGGAGTCGAGGAAGCACTGAAGAAGCATCGGCTCAAGCCCGTCGCCGTCGTCCTCACCCACGGCCACCTCGACCACGTGGCCTCGGTCGTCCCGGTGTGCGGCGCGCACGACGTGCCGGCCTGGATCCACCCCGAGGACCGGTACATGATGAGCGACCCCGAGAAGGCGCTCGGCCGCTCCATCGGCATGCAGCTGATGGGCGAGCTGACCATCGGGGAACCGGACGACGTCAAGGAGCTGACCGACGGCGCCAGGCTGGAGCTGGCGGGGATGGAGCTCTCCGTCGCGCACGCACCCGGCCATACCAAGGGGTCGGTGACTTTCGGCCTGCCCGAGTCGGCGGACATCCCTCCGATTTTTTTCTCGGGCGACCTGCTGTTCGCCGGCTCCATCGGACGCACCGACCTGCCCGGCGGTGACATGGCCGAGATCCTCGACTCGCTGGCCCGCGTGTGCCTGCCGCTCGACGACTCGACCGTGGTGCTGTCCGGCCACGGCCCCCAGACGACCATCGGCCAGGAGCGCGCCACCAACCCCTATCTGCGGCAGGTGGCCGCCGGCCCGGGAGCGCATGTCGACGCTCCCCGACGAGGAATGTGA
- the hisS gene encoding histidine--tRNA ligase — protein MSTFKAPKGTYDLIPPDSAKFLAVREAIAAPLRNSGYGYIETPGFESVELFARGVGESTDIVTKEMYAFETKGGDQLALRPEGTASVLRAALEANLHKAGNLPVKLWYSGSYYRYERPQKGRYRHFSQVGAEAIGAEDPALDAELIILADQAYRSLGLSNFRILLNSLGDKECRPVYRAALQDFLRGLDLDEDTLRRSEINPLRVLDDKRESVQKQLGDAPLLRDYLCDGCKAYHEEVRELITAAGVSFEDDPKLVRGLDYYTRTTFEFVHDGLGSQSAVGGGGRYDGLSEMIGGPALPSVGWALGVDRTVLALEAEGVELELPASTSVFAVPLGEEARRVLFAKVTELRKNGIAADFSYGAKGLKGAMKNANRSGARYTIVAGERDLAEGVVQLKDMESGEQAAVGVNEIVAELEARLG, from the coding sequence GTGAGCACCTTCAAGGCCCCCAAGGGCACGTACGACCTGATCCCGCCGGACTCCGCCAAGTTCCTGGCCGTCCGTGAGGCGATCGCGGCTCCCCTGCGCAACTCCGGCTACGGCTACATCGAGACGCCCGGCTTCGAGAGCGTCGAGCTGTTCGCGCGCGGCGTCGGCGAGTCCACCGACATCGTGACCAAGGAGATGTACGCCTTCGAGACCAAGGGCGGCGACCAGCTCGCCCTGCGCCCCGAGGGCACGGCCTCGGTCCTGCGCGCGGCCCTGGAGGCCAACCTGCACAAGGCGGGCAACCTCCCGGTCAAGCTCTGGTACTCGGGCTCCTACTACCGCTACGAGCGCCCCCAGAAGGGCCGCTACAGGCACTTCTCCCAGGTGGGCGCCGAGGCGATCGGCGCCGAGGACCCGGCCCTGGACGCCGAGTTGATCATCCTGGCCGACCAGGCGTACCGCTCGCTGGGCCTCAGCAACTTCCGCATCCTGCTGAACAGCCTGGGCGACAAGGAATGCCGCCCGGTGTACCGAGCGGCGCTCCAGGACTTCCTGCGCGGCCTGGACCTCGACGAGGACACCCTTCGCCGCTCGGAGATCAACCCGCTGCGCGTCCTCGACGACAAGCGCGAGTCGGTGCAGAAGCAGCTCGGGGACGCCCCGCTCCTGCGCGACTACCTCTGCGACGGCTGCAAGGCGTACCACGAGGAGGTCCGCGAGCTGATCACCGCGGCCGGTGTCTCCTTCGAGGACGACCCGAAGCTGGTGCGCGGCCTGGACTACTACACGCGTACGACCTTCGAGTTCGTCCACGACGGTCTGGGCTCCCAGTCCGCGGTGGGCGGCGGTGGCCGTTACGACGGGCTGTCCGAGATGATCGGCGGCCCCGCGCTGCCGTCCGTCGGCTGGGCGCTCGGCGTCGACCGCACGGTGCTCGCCCTGGAGGCGGAGGGCGTGGAGCTCGAACTCCCCGCGTCCACCAGCGTGTTCGCCGTCCCGCTCGGCGAGGAGGCCCGCCGGGTCCTGTTCGCCAAGGTCACCGAGCTGCGCAAGAACGGCATCGCGGCGGACTTCTCCTACGGCGCCAAGGGCCTCAAGGGCGCCATGAAGAACGCCAACCGCAGCGGCGCCCGCTACACGATCGTGGCCGGCGAACGCGACCTCGCCGAGGGCGTCGTCCAGCTCAAGGACATGGAGTCCGGTGAGCAGGCGGCCGTCGGCGTCAACGAGATCGTGGCGGAGCTGGAAGCCCGACTGGGCTGA